In the Vicinamibacteria bacterium genome, one interval contains:
- the larC gene encoding nickel pincer cofactor biosynthesis protein LarC has product MSDRILYIDAAAGASGDMILGALVDLGVSLNALKKELGKLGSDFRLVRSTARRGGIRGTRIRVATPGDRGHRHWADFERLVRRSRLDSGVKERTLALIRRLFEAEAEVHGKPVEKIHLHELGSLDTLVDIAGAVLGVALLDVDHVAASPVNVGSGFVDTEHGRMTVPAPATGLLLEGAPVFSEGDGFERTTPTGALLVTGLANSFGPLPLMTLLRTGYGLGRQDPRGGRANALRLVLGKGSSGRIERTLVIEATVDDMTPVQTGYLAERLSAAGALDVFLTPVQMKKGRPGVNVTILSAPGSRDAMSEVLFTESTTLGVRA; this is encoded by the coding sequence ATCTCGGCGTTTCCTTGAATGCCCTCAAAAAGGAGCTCGGAAAACTGGGTTCCGATTTTCGGCTGGTGCGCTCCACCGCCCGCCGTGGAGGCATTCGCGGCACGCGCATCCGTGTCGCTACACCGGGAGACCGAGGTCATCGTCACTGGGCGGACTTCGAGAGGCTCGTTCGCCGAAGCCGTCTCGACAGCGGTGTCAAGGAGCGTACGCTCGCCCTCATCCGGCGATTGTTCGAAGCCGAGGCAGAGGTCCATGGCAAACCCGTCGAGAAGATCCACTTGCACGAGCTCGGCTCTCTCGACACGCTCGTCGATATCGCCGGGGCCGTTCTGGGGGTGGCCTTGCTCGACGTCGACCACGTGGCCGCGTCTCCGGTCAATGTCGGAAGCGGGTTCGTGGACACCGAGCATGGACGCATGACCGTGCCGGCGCCGGCAACGGGGCTCCTGCTCGAGGGCGCGCCCGTGTTCTCCGAAGGAGACGGGTTCGAGCGCACGACGCCGACGGGGGCGCTCCTGGTGACGGGGCTCGCCAACTCTTTCGGGCCTCTTCCACTGATGACGCTCCTTCGAACCGGTTACGGGCTGGGGCGCCAAGACCCTCGGGGAGGACGAGCCAATGCGCTGCGGCTGGTGCTGGGCAAGGGCAGTTCCGGTCGCATCGAACGCACGCTCGTGATCGAAGCGACCGTCGACGACATGACCCCGGTGCAGACCGGCTATCTCGCCGAGAGGCTCTCGGCCGCCGGTGCTCTCGACGTCTTCCTGACGCCCGTGCAGATGAAGAAGGGCCGGCCGGGGGTGAACGTCACCATCCTGTCGGCTCCCGGTTCGCGAGATGCCATGAGCGAGGTGTTGTTCACCGAGAGCACGACGCTCGGGGTGCGAGCCC